From one Brachypodium distachyon strain Bd21 chromosome 4, Brachypodium_distachyon_v3.0, whole genome shotgun sequence genomic stretch:
- the LOC104584798 gene encoding uncharacterized protein LOC104584798 produces MHDRSTERHSLKEIVKGVVWDERLAEKVEDGIEKANQNGACFAATWKVGRSSLTRRMLFAGTGRALVPTLRNPLISTSSLVVRLPPLGPRFGGVGLRLNVGSGCGSRLLIGVGRRIAWSADTSLSTRSVRSAIRTRRLCGISSWISLSPNRSFMRSSLKQARSVAYPALRRTSRSGFPRALLGFVARSRRFGCSSTSLSGAFGSSGTIVSLKTLDRWLRVLLRISLGRLTFGGPRALEL; encoded by the exons ATGCACGATCGATCAACTGAAAGACACAGTCTGAAAGAGATTGTGAAGGGAGTGGTGTGGGACGAAAGGCTAGCTGAGAAAGTGGAAGATGGAATAGAGAAGGCAAATCAGAA TGGTGCTTGTTTTGCAGCTACATGGAAGGTCGGACGCTCGTCCCTGACCAGGAGGATGCTCTTCGCTGGAACTGGTCGAGCTCTGGTTCCTACTCTGCGCAATCCGCTTATCTCCACTTCTTCGTTGGTCGTCCGACTTCCCCCACTTGGTCCCAGATTTGGCGGTGTTGGACTCCGCTTAAATGTCGGATCTGGGTGTGGCTCGCGGCTGCTAATCGGTGTTGGACGGCGGATCGCTTGGAGCGCCGACACCTCCCTTTCAACGCGCTCTGTCCGCTCTGCGATCAGGACCCGGAGACTCTGCGGCATCTCCTCCTGGATTTCCCTTTCTCCAAATCGGTCCTTCATGAGGTCTTCTCTAAAGCAGGCGCGCTCCGTTGCTTACCCCGCCCTTCGGAGGACCTCCCGGAGTGGCTTTCCAAGGGCACTCTTAGGCTTCGTGGCAAGGTCAAGGCGGTTCGGTTGCTCATCAACCTCTCTCTCTGGCGCATTTGGCAGCTCTGGAACGATTGTGTCTTTGAAGACGCTCGACCGGTGGCTGCGCGTCTTGCTGAGGATATCCTTGGGGAGGCTGACCTTTGGAGGGCCGCGGGCGCTCGAGCTCTAG
- the LOC104585204 gene encoding uncharacterized protein LOC104585204 isoform X1, producing MLIPCLLGSSGEHMMSDRLLGPRYLHSLGKLVMSDRLLGLLIAGGTIISARDNFMVSSDDDAKIYRERVTGSAEVFFSFLHFAVKSYELIPKERLPVRLLTLPIKFPHNLRIYRDTAFIVFISYMLLLDIDLSYFWLATFPAIPIVGMSAHCIKLYLAGELGTHNGSKMMTFTKGSDMALTVMASVPFIALLGMAQLDDKRADRFVISPFLLFLSTTLGALTHMMTRLPSRAGSPGPGAWELLHKTFLLLLLVTLHTVAAEALGEDVVLVCMPELVPVVMWFSLHLDRDSSIISLDNMRRTFKDAPIVRGAVVIAGPLLVYLWTYMDRWWISTCSAILVSCGISGLLTSNLVLMLHQWPMQQAAAADISLQSKKSSEEDVQSEEEAVDSSEEAVRSEEEAVGSLEEQAAGSSEKAVRSGEQADGSSEAVQLLELWAILLLTVAVASLLLKCAIAYRLGLQEPLADTCALPKFSMDVLGNLFGKWGQTN from the coding sequence ATGCTGATTCCCTGTCTTTTGGGTTCTTCAGGCGAGCACATGATGTCGGACCGGTTGCTAGGTCCCCGGTATTTGCATTCTTTAGGCAAGCTCGTGATGTCTGATCGGCTCCTAGGGCTATTGATAGCAGGCGGGACAATAATATCGGCTCGTGACAATTTTATGGTATCCTCAGACGATGATGCCAAAATATACCGGGAGCGGGTGACCGGTTCAGCAgaggttttcttttcctttctccaTTTTGCCGTGAAGTCGTACGAATTGATCCCGAAGGAACGGCTGCCGGTGCGGCTGTTGACGTTGCCGATCAAATTCCCTCATAACCTCCGGATCTACAGAGACACGGCCTTCATCGTGTTCATATCTTACATGTTGTTACTCGACATCGACCTGAGCTACTTCTGGCTCGCCACCTTCCCCGCCATCCCCATTGTCGGGATGTCTGCACACTGTATCAAGCTCTATCTTGCAGGTGAACTTGGTACTCACAACGGCAGCAAAATGATGACGTTCACAAAGGGATCTGACATGGCTCTCACGGTGATGGCATCGGTGCCCTTCATAGCGCTATTGGGGATGGCGCAACTGGATGATAAGAGAGCCGATAGGTTTGTTATCTCCCCGTTCCTCCTGTTCCTGAGCACCACGCTGGGGGCGCTGACACACATGATGACGAGGCTGCCCTCCCGCGCCGGCTCTCCCGGTCCCGGCGCATGGGAGTTGCTCCACAAGACCtttctcctgctgctgctggtgacACTGCATACGGTGGCCGCGGAGGCGCTGGGCGAGGACGTTGTCCTGGTCTGCATGCCAGAGCTCGTCCCGGTGGTTATGTGGTTCAGCCTTCACCTCGACCGCGACAGCTCCATCATCAGCCTTGACAATATGAGACGAACATTCAAGGATGCACCCATCGTTCGCGGTGCAGTGGTCATCGCAGGTCCTCTCCTCGTGTACCTGTGGACCTACATGGATAGATGGTGGATCTCCACTTGCTCAGCGATTTTGGTATCCTGTGGTATCTCAGGGCTTCTGACCTCCAATCTTGTGCTCATGTTGCACCAGTGGCCGATGCaacaagctgctgctgccgataTAAGCCTCCAGTCTAAGAAGTCCTCAGAGGAGGATGTGCAgtctgaagaagaagctgtgGATTCATCAGAGGAGGCTGTGCGgtctgaagaagaagctgtgGGTTCATTGGAGGAACAAGCTGCGGGTTCATCGGAGAAGGCTGTGCGGTCTGGAGAACAAGCTGATGGCTCATCTGAGGCTGTGCAGCTACTCGAGCTTTGGGCAATTCTTTTGCTCACAGTGGCAGTTGCATCGCTGCTTCTCAAGTGTGCCATTGCTTACCGGCTTGGCCTGCAAGAACCACTGGCTGATACATGTGCTCTGCCGAAATTTTCAATGGATGTACTCGGTAATTTATTTGGAAAATGGGGGCAGACAAACTAA
- the LOC104585204 gene encoding uncharacterized protein LOC104585204 isoform X2: MATGEHMMSDRLLGPRYLHSLGKLVMSDRLLGLLIAGGTIISARDNFMVSSDDDAKIYRERVTGSAEVFFSFLHFAVKSYELIPKERLPVRLLTLPIKFPHNLRIYRDTAFIVFISYMLLLDIDLSYFWLATFPAIPIVGMSAHCIKLYLAGELGTHNGSKMMTFTKGSDMALTVMASVPFIALLGMAQLDDKRADRFVISPFLLFLSTTLGALTHMMTRLPSRAGSPGPGAWELLHKTFLLLLLVTLHTVAAEALGEDVVLVCMPELVPVVMWFSLHLDRDSSIISLDNMRRTFKDAPIVRGAVVIAGPLLVYLWTYMDRWWISTCSAILVSCGISGLLTSNLVLMLHQWPMQQAAAADISLQSKKSSEEDVQSEEEAVDSSEEAVRSEEEAVGSLEEQAAGSSEKAVRSGEQADGSSEAVQLLELWAILLLTVAVASLLLKCAIAYRLGLQEPLADTCALPKFSMDVLGNLFGKWGQTN, translated from the coding sequence GCGAGCACATGATGTCGGACCGGTTGCTAGGTCCCCGGTATTTGCATTCTTTAGGCAAGCTCGTGATGTCTGATCGGCTCCTAGGGCTATTGATAGCAGGCGGGACAATAATATCGGCTCGTGACAATTTTATGGTATCCTCAGACGATGATGCCAAAATATACCGGGAGCGGGTGACCGGTTCAGCAgaggttttcttttcctttctccaTTTTGCCGTGAAGTCGTACGAATTGATCCCGAAGGAACGGCTGCCGGTGCGGCTGTTGACGTTGCCGATCAAATTCCCTCATAACCTCCGGATCTACAGAGACACGGCCTTCATCGTGTTCATATCTTACATGTTGTTACTCGACATCGACCTGAGCTACTTCTGGCTCGCCACCTTCCCCGCCATCCCCATTGTCGGGATGTCTGCACACTGTATCAAGCTCTATCTTGCAGGTGAACTTGGTACTCACAACGGCAGCAAAATGATGACGTTCACAAAGGGATCTGACATGGCTCTCACGGTGATGGCATCGGTGCCCTTCATAGCGCTATTGGGGATGGCGCAACTGGATGATAAGAGAGCCGATAGGTTTGTTATCTCCCCGTTCCTCCTGTTCCTGAGCACCACGCTGGGGGCGCTGACACACATGATGACGAGGCTGCCCTCCCGCGCCGGCTCTCCCGGTCCCGGCGCATGGGAGTTGCTCCACAAGACCtttctcctgctgctgctggtgacACTGCATACGGTGGCCGCGGAGGCGCTGGGCGAGGACGTTGTCCTGGTCTGCATGCCAGAGCTCGTCCCGGTGGTTATGTGGTTCAGCCTTCACCTCGACCGCGACAGCTCCATCATCAGCCTTGACAATATGAGACGAACATTCAAGGATGCACCCATCGTTCGCGGTGCAGTGGTCATCGCAGGTCCTCTCCTCGTGTACCTGTGGACCTACATGGATAGATGGTGGATCTCCACTTGCTCAGCGATTTTGGTATCCTGTGGTATCTCAGGGCTTCTGACCTCCAATCTTGTGCTCATGTTGCACCAGTGGCCGATGCaacaagctgctgctgccgataTAAGCCTCCAGTCTAAGAAGTCCTCAGAGGAGGATGTGCAgtctgaagaagaagctgtgGATTCATCAGAGGAGGCTGTGCGgtctgaagaagaagctgtgGGTTCATTGGAGGAACAAGCTGCGGGTTCATCGGAGAAGGCTGTGCGGTCTGGAGAACAAGCTGATGGCTCATCTGAGGCTGTGCAGCTACTCGAGCTTTGGGCAATTCTTTTGCTCACAGTGGCAGTTGCATCGCTGCTTCTCAAGTGTGCCATTGCTTACCGGCTTGGCCTGCAAGAACCACTGGCTGATACATGTGCTCTGCCGAAATTTTCAATGGATGTACTCGGTAATTTATTTGGAAAATGGGGGCAGACAAACTAA